CTATATCAATTGTGATGCCTATTCCAAGCGGATTCAGGTGAGTCGACTTAGAGAGGCAAAGAAAACTGATGCAGATATGTTGATTACAGCATGCCCCAAATGTATGATTCATCTTATGTGTGCGAAAAGAGATCCGATAAATGATGAGTATTTTAATTTTGAGATAAAGGACCTTGTTAGTATTTTAGCGGATCAAATTGAATGGACAGTATAACTATTATCATATTAACCTAACGATAAGAAGGAGCGTCAATGGAAGAAACAAATAATATTGAAGAGATACGGATAGGGGTATATGTTTGTCATTGTGGCTTCAATATTGAGGGGGCTGTTGATTGCCGCGCTGTTGCAGAATATGCTTCTCATTTGAGAGATGTAGTATTAGCAAAGGATATCACCTACCTCTGTTCCGAACCTGGTCAGGATCAGATTAAAGGGGATATCATCGAAAATGGGATCAATAGGATTGTAATAGGTTCCTGTACTCCAAGACTGCATGAAACGACTTTTCGTCAATGCCTTGAAGGGGCTGGACTTAACCCTTACCTTTTAGAGATTGCCAATCTCCGAGAGCAGTGTTCCTGGGTTCACAGTCATAACCGTGAGGAGGCTACAGCAAAGGCAAAAGACCTTATCAATTCAGCTGTTTCTAGATCCAGGTTCCTCTTGTCGCTCACTGACACTGAATTAAAGATCAAAAAATCGACCTTGGTTATTGGCGGAGGCGTTGCTGGCATACAGTCAGCTCTCGATCTTGCAAATGCAGGTTATAAGGTTATCCTTGTAGAAAAAGAGCCGAGCATTGGAGGCATTATGGCATGGTTGGATAAGACATTTCCAACCATGGATTGCTCTATATGAATTCTAGGTCCAAAGATGACTGATGCCGGTCGGCATCCGAATATTACACTTCTTACTTTAAGTGAAGTTAAAGAGATTACAGGGTATGTTGGGAATTTCCATGTTAGAATAAATAAGCGTGCACGATATGTTAAGGATGATTGTTCGGCCTGTGGCGAGTGTATAGATGTCTGCCCTGTTCTTATACCGGATGAATTCAATATGGGGCTTTCAACACGCAAGGCGATCTATTCTCAATTCCCACAGGCAGTTCCTTCAACCTATGTAATAGATATTGATCATTGTCTTGGACACAATCCAATTGTATGCGGCAAGTGTATTGAAAAATGCGATAAGAAATGTATTGATTTTAATATGAATGATGAAGATCTGGAATTTGATGTGGGGACCATCATCGTTGCCACAGGAACAGCTATTTATGATCCTGCAATTCTTGATGAATATGGCTATACTCGTTATGAAAACGTATTAACCAGTATTGAGTTTGAACGCTTAATTAATGCCGGAGGCCCCAGCCATGGTGACGTCATACGCCTTAGTGATCGAAGGGTTCCAAAATCAGTTTCATTTATTCAGTGTGTCGGATCGCGTTCGCAGAATCGCGGTCATCCATATTGCTCAAATGTATGCTGCATGAATACCATTAAGAATACAATAATGCTAAAGGAGCATTATCCGGAAATGGAGGTAAAGGTCTTCTATATTGACATCAGGGCCTTTGGCAAGGGTTTCGAAGATCTCTTCCGTCGCAGCAAGGGAATGGGAGTCAGGTATATCCGCGGTCTTCCAGGTTTTATTAAAGAAGATACAGAAACAAAAGATTTAATTCTATCGGTTGAGAATACAGCCTTGAGGGTGTTGGAGACTCATAGGAGTGAGATGGTAGTCCTTGCCGTTGGCCTCGAATCACCTGAGGATATGAATGTTATACAGGAGATGCTTGCCCTGCAAAAGACCTCTGATGGATTTTATCTGGAGGCTCATCCCAAACTTCAGCCAGTTGATTCAGCAACCCGCGGTATATATTACTGCGGATGCGCAGAGGGGCCAAAGGACATTAAGGATTCTGTAACCCAGGCGTCTGCTGCTGCTGCTCGGGCAATGTGCATTATGAATCCGGGCCAGATGAGGGTTGAGTCGATCAATGCTGAGGTTGATCCTGATAAATGTACATTCTGCGGTCTATGCGTAAAGGCATGCCCTTTCAATGCTATCAGCGTAGATAAAAAAAAGAAAATCCCAGCCCATGTGACAAGCGCGGCCTGTGCTGGTTGTGGCAACTGTGTTGCTGAATGTCGAGAAGATGCAATTACCATGCATCATTTTACTGATGATCAGATTATTGCCCAGATTGATTCCATTTTAGAGGAAAAATCTGAAAATCGCATTCTTGTCTTCGCCTGTAACTGGTGCTCCTATGCAGGAGCAGATTTTGCAGGAATTTCGAGGCTACAATATCCTGCTAATACAAGGTTGATTCGCACGATGTGTTCAGCAAGGGTATCTGAAAAGTTTATATGGCATGGCTTTAAAAAGGGTGCATCCATTATACTTGTTTCGGGTTGTCATATTGGTGATTGTCATTATATTGATGCTAATCATTGGACAGAGCGCAGGGTAAAGAGAATACATAAAAAGATGGAGAAACTCAGTATGAGGCAAGAACGGCTTCAACTTGAATGGATAAGTGCGGCTGAGGGTATGCGCTTCCAGGGGATCATGCAGAAAATGGAAGAACTTCGAGAGAAGGTCACCTTAAAGGAGATTGCTGAGACGCAGCAGGTTCTAAAAAATGAGTCTATATCATAACCTGAAGGTGACCAAAAAGAGTAAATATCAGTTATAGCACCTATTCCTGTTAAATCTATTACCCGTTCCAGATTCGGCCTGCCATTTTTTTCAACAATTACTCTTTTTGTTTCGATTATTTCCCAAATAATAGATTAAATCTATAATTTGTAATATTTCTCAAGAAAATGAGGGTGTCAGATATAATGCTGGATATTACCCCTTAAATAAAAAGCTCAGTATAATTATTGATTATATGTAGAAAAGGATGAATATGATAATCGATTTCAAATGATTGGCATGTTATTCTTCTTGAATTGTTTATACAAATATGATACTATATTGAGCAATGGGGGTTCCGTTAATGGAAAAGGAGAATGAATTAAATAATCAAGATTCAGAAAAAGTGGAATCAGAAAAATCTTCTCAAGCAGGGGAAGAGAAGGGCGAGAACACAGAGAGTAATGCTGACGAGAAGAAGGATGAAAGGATTGAGTTAAAGGTCTCACATTTAAAACCTGGGATGATTATTAAGGGGAAGATATATACAGAATCAGGGCAGTTCCTCTTCGAAGAGTATCACGTCTTGAATGAGGAGGATCTTGAACAGCTAAACGAAAAAAAGATAGAAAAGATATATTACATCCCTGTAACAGACATAATATCAGACAATACCAAAAGAGAGAGCATTGAATTTATGATGCAGTTTGTAAAATCTGTGAAAACAGGGAAAACTGCTAATATAAATGATGCACATAAGGTAGTTGATCTCTTGATAAATGATGTCTACTCCAAAGAGGTTGGCCTGATTAATCTTATTGAATTGAAAAACTATGATGAATATACCTATGTACATTCAATTAATGTTGGCATCTTGGCCATAATTCTCGCTAAAAAGCTTGGATTAAATGAAAATGATACCAAAAAGATAGGGCTTGGAGCCTTTGTCCATGATATTGGAAAGATCAATACTCCATTGGAGTTAATATGGAAGATTGATAGTGACGATGATTATGAGAATACAACAATTCATGAACATCCTATGTTTGGCTATAAGATTTTAGAATCCGCTTCTGGAGTCACAGAAGATATCCTGAATATAGTGGTAGGTCATCATGAAAATTTTGATGGATCCGGTTATCCCGGAGGACTTCAGGATAAAGCTATTCATAAATTTGTTAAGATTATTTCAATATGCAACTATTATGATTATCTTATTGAAAAACTTGATGGTAAGGAATCACTCACACCAAGAGAGGCGGTCTTAG
The sequence above is drawn from the Spirochaetota bacterium genome and encodes:
- the hdrA2 gene encoding CoB-CoM heterodisulfide reductase HdrA2, with protein sequence MEETNNIEEIRIGVYVCHCGFNIEGAVDCRAVAEYASHLRDVVLAKDITYLCSEPGQDQIKGDIIENGINRIVIGSCTPRLHETTFRQCLEGAGLNPYLLEIANLREQCSWVHSHNREEATAKAKDLINSAVSRSRFLLSLTDTELKIKKSTLVIGGGVAGIQSALDLANAGYKVILVEKEPSIGGIMAWLDKTFPTMDCSIUILGPKMTDAGRHPNITLLTLSEVKEITGYVGNFHVRINKRARYVKDDCSACGECIDVCPVLIPDEFNMGLSTRKAIYSQFPQAVPSTYVIDIDHCLGHNPIVCGKCIEKCDKKCIDFNMNDEDLEFDVGTIIVATGTAIYDPAILDEYGYTRYENVLTSIEFERLINAGGPSHGDVIRLSDRRVPKSVSFIQCVGSRSQNRGHPYCSNVCCMNTIKNTIMLKEHYPEMEVKVFYIDIRAFGKGFEDLFRRSKGMGVRYIRGLPGFIKEDTETKDLILSVENTALRVLETHRSEMVVLAVGLESPEDMNVIQEMLALQKTSDGFYLEAHPKLQPVDSATRGIYYCGCAEGPKDIKDSVTQASAAAARAMCIMNPGQMRVESINAEVDPDKCTFCGLCVKACPFNAISVDKKKKIPAHVTSAACAGCGNCVAECREDAITMHHFTDDQIIAQIDSILEEKSENRILVFACNWCSYAGADFAGISRLQYPANTRLIRTMCSARVSEKFIWHGFKKGASIILVSGCHIGDCHYIDANHWTERRVKRIHKKMEKLSMRQERLQLEWISAAEGMRFQGIMQKMEELREKVTLKEIAETQQVLKNESIS
- a CDS encoding HD domain-containing protein — protein: MEKENELNNQDSEKVESEKSSQAGEEKGENTESNADEKKDERIELKVSHLKPGMIIKGKIYTESGQFLFEEYHVLNEEDLEQLNEKKIEKIYYIPVTDIISDNTKRESIEFMMQFVKSVKTGKTANINDAHKVVDLLINDVYSKEVGLINLIELKNYDEYTYVHSINVGILAIILAKKLGLNENDTKKIGLGAFVHDIGKINTPLELIWKIDSDDDYENTTIHEHPMFGYKILESASGVTEDILNIVVGHHENFDGSGYPGGLQDKAIHKFVKIISICNYYDYLIEKLDGKESLTPREAVLEIWDLSGKSFNPFIVKAFVNDLSYLLLNKPIYPIGSVVLLNTKEVAIIESVMRYSDIKPLVRILSGNDGKKLARPISVNLKNDPTRYIKKIMKLGEA